In Candidatus Hadarchaeales archaeon, the genomic stretch CTTTCCGACGACTACGATCTGGTGGTGGTTCCGGGAGGGGGGAGGATGGTGGAAACGGTGAGGGAACTCCAGCGTGAGCTGGGCTTTTCGGAAGAGGTAGCCCACTGGATGGCCATCTTGGGAATGGAAGCCTATGGGATCCTCCTGAGGGAACTCCTGAGATGGAGGTGCGTTACCTCCCTCAAGGAGGTGAAGGGAGGAACGGTCTTCCTGCCCTTTCTCGAACTCAGGAAGGAAAAGAAGCTAGAGAGGTCCTGGAGGCTCACCTCCGATTCCATTGCCGCCTGGGTCTGTGGGAAGGTGGAATGCCATACGCTGGTGCTGGTAAAGGGGATAGAGGGGATAAGGGAAGGAGGAAGGCTGAGGAGGGTCCTGACCACGAAAGAACTGAGGGAAATGGGAACGAACGTGGTGGATCCCCTCCTTCCCGATCTTCTGGAAAAGAACAGGATCACCTGCTGGGTGGTGGGAGTGAAGGGGATGGAGGGATTGGAAGAAGCCCTCAGGGGTGGGGAGACCCTCGGGACCAAGATCGTTCCGGTGGTGGAGTGAAGCTCATTCCCGTGCTGGATGTGAGAGGAGGGATGGCCGTCCATGCCATAGGGGGTAGGAGGAAAGAATATAGACCCGTGAGGAGTGTGCTGGCCGAAGACTCCTCCCCCCTCTCGCTGGTGAAGGGCTATTTCAGCCTGAACCTGAGGGAGCTCTACTTCGCCGATCTGGACGCCATCGAAAAGACGGGTAACAACCTTCCTTCCCTTTCCGAAGTGGTGAGGGAAGGGGCGGAAGTAATGGTGGATGCCGGTTTTGAGCGGGCAGAAGATGCCAAACCCTACGCCGAGGCGGGGGTGAAGAAGCTGGTGATGGCCACGGAAACCCTCAGGAGCTTCGAGGAAGTGAGGAAGGCCCTGGACTATGGTCTGCCCCTCGTGGGAAGTCTAGACCTGAGGAGGGGAAGGGTGGTAGCCCGCTCCGAAGAGGTAAAGGGTCCGGTGGCCAGGGTGATCCAGGCTTTCGAAAGGGAGGGGGTCTCCGAGCTCCTCCTCCTCAACCTGGACAGGGTAGGCACTTCAACGGGCCCCAACCTCGCCCTCCTCCAAAGGGTCCTGCGCCTTACCCATCTCCCCCTCCTGGTGGGAGGGGGGGTGAGGGGCATGGGGGACCTCAGACTCCTCAAGAGGATGGGGGTTTCAGGGGTTCTCCTCGCCACCTCCCTTCACCTGGGCAGGGTGGGAAAGGAGGAAGTGAAGGAAATCCTGGCACCCTAAGCCAAGAGTCTCAGGATTTCTTCGGCCGTTCTCCTAGCGCTTTCCAGCGCTTCCTCCCTCCTCGGTGCGAACTCGAGCACACTGCAGACCGGTTGTCCCTTCCCTATCCCCTGTCCCTTCCAGGGGAGATCGACCACACCGGGGAACTTCCTCAGGTCCGGTGCCGTTCCTTCCCTCGGAGCGTACAGAACGAGCTTGACCGAAGAGCCCCTCGCCTCTCCGTATTTCCCTCCTCCACCGCTGCACCACCTGAAATGTTCCTCCACCAAGTTTATTCCCAGCACTCCCTCCACCTGCTCCAAGGTTCCCTGAAACCTAGGATTCACCTCCACCACCCAAGCCTCCCCCCCCGAAAGAACGAAGTCCACACCATTGCTTCCCACCAATCCCAGCTCAGAACACAGGACCTCGGCGTACTCCCTAACCCTCTCCACTTCCTCCCCATCCTCCAAGGGGACCACCCCTCCACAGTAGGAGAAGGGGCTTGGGGCGCAAAGCCAAGCCTCACCTATCAGCTGTTCGTTCACCGTCAGACAAACCGCCTCCCCCCTTCCACAGAGCAGGCTGGCGCTGACATTCCTTCCCGGCAAGTACTTCTGTACCACCACCCTCTTCGAAGGGGAAGAGGCAAGCTCGAAACCCTTCCTCGCCTCTTCACCCGATCTGGCCAAGAAAATCCCCCTTCCCCCTCCACCCAAAAGGGGCTTCAGGAGTACGGGATAACCCAGCTCCTCCCCCCTTTCTTCCGCCTCTTCCGGACTCTTGACCTCCTCGGTGGGGGGAAAGGGAAGACCCAACCTCGAGGCGACGCGGAAGAGGTCCTCCTTCGCCCTCCTCACCCTTTCCCATCCGTTGCCCACGAGCAGTCCTTTCCTCT encodes the following:
- a CDS encoding HisA/HisF-related TIM barrel protein, with the translated sequence MKLIPVLDVRGGMAVHAIGGRRKEYRPVRSVLAEDSSPLSLVKGYFSLNLRELYFADLDAIEKTGNNLPSLSEVVREGAEVMVDAGFERAEDAKPYAEAGVKKLVMATETLRSFEEVRKALDYGLPLVGSLDLRRGRVVARSEEVKGPVARVIQAFEREGVSELLLLNLDRVGTSTGPNLALLQRVLRLTHLPLLVGGGVRGMGDLRLLKRMGVSGVLLATSLHLGRVGKEEVKEILAP
- a CDS encoding ATP-grasp domain-containing protein is translated as MEDLRTVLVVGVNTRPVVKAARALGLRALAVDRFRDLDLCSLAEAVFPPPPSLPRERLDWKELCFRALEEHEVDAVLCTSGMEHQPDLLRELERKGLLVGNGWERVRRAKEDLFRVASRLGLPFPPTEEVKSPEEAEERGEELGYPVLLKPLLGGGGRGIFLARSGEEARKGFELASSPSKRVVVQKYLPGRNVSASLLCGRGEAVCLTVNEQLIGEAWLCAPSPFSYCGGVVPLEDGEEVERVREYAEVLCSELGLVGSNGVDFVLSGGEAWVVEVNPRFQGTLEQVEGVLGINLVEEHFRWCSGGGGKYGEARGSSVKLVLYAPREGTAPDLRKFPGVVDLPWKGQGIGKGQPVCSVLEFAPRREEALESARRTAEEILRLLA